From Parasteatoda tepidariorum isolate YZ-2023 chromosome 1, CAS_Ptep_4.0, whole genome shotgun sequence, one genomic window encodes:
- the LOC107448277 gene encoding aspartic and glutamic acid-rich protein: MPLKKLFKKRHSLETSLVLETNKELEKLKSSLDASRRIETIKSQSESNLMDSNLDTDVSDLHTESVLFSSSAAEDISNKYEYIEQEGEESLVYEKDSYSDIRRQSAPVESLERTKVKTVKSASCNESTSQQSTSEIPTTRRRKCVSESQADDIDSKNKNGGRTFQLDEGKLEDMIGRCINRIIKESILTAVKNVNVDGIREEIIENISNQRHGSSDDGTSNEEKYFNDLDKYVELDESNLNYRSEENEELDNSAYEEETAIVANSEDKRTETHSLGGYSTDLEESISLHSTDIDIKDQASASKSFSEKANKHETIPPNSVTSNKEAVNDSEKSAFFTSEPAAAVDLESEATNVAHETKIVEHFLKNDPINSSVKTSEQDDENVNTNSENEHKIQSSADKIEIAKELNSENDNSEKINNFLNDESNLMIVDDADSFPLPKIALAHRDSNDSVLDSVESLPPPETIIGEEKKTNNWKVGYLRVKLPHKERGKKAQLKAWKKRCVSIQTDEFVNDPKNPCLMLSLYSAESGTARKHGATFWKSISCHKAAVYRSTSRSHKYAFTLSDDNKVIIHLAADSETSSQEWMAAIRSILWPPSPVLQLEKMLYGKQFEISIVDNEFSFRAGLLGMYGYLTITGKKLILVHSQQGYVIQEWYLNTVDKFELISQPKIEDAHKVLCMTTCSDSSTGKGEILMYCPEAVAMLQSIASTIHQILTVHIEQKGGKYDKELAEIAGWLIPATSQDGEGPEDYYKVPPRQVKSLLDIPNFIFNQPLIPSTTVSYCSDESIESKSFETAKTNVTRASQDSGISSGNTSEDVLNCSSASFLVGGGQFPGKSSDSELSDSYTPPRSPISGKRRALQH, from the exons atgcctttaaaaaaattatttaaaaaaaggcacaGTTTAGAAACTTCTTTAGTTCTAGAAACAAATAAGGAACTAGAAAAACTGAAATCGTCTTTAGACGCTTCTCGAAGAATCGAAACAATAAAATCTCAATCAGAAAGCAACTTAATGGATTCCAATCTTGATACAGATGTTTCAGACCTTCATACTGAATCAgtgttattttcttcttcagcAGCAGAAGATATTTCTAACAAGTATGAGTACATAGAACAGGAAGGTGAGGAGAGTTTAGTTTATGAAAAAGATTCTTACTCTGATATAAGAAGGCAAAGTGCACCTGTAGAATCTCTCGAAAGAACTAAAGTGAAGACAGTAAAATCAGCATCATGCAATGAATCTACATCGCAGCAATCTACATCGGAAATTCCGACGACTAGACGCAGAAAATGTGTTAGCGAAAGCCAGGCCGATGATAtagattcgaaaaataaaaatggcggCCGGACATTTCAGTTAGATGAAGGTAAATTAGAAGATATGATTGGACGGTGCATCAATCGAATAATTAAAGAATCAATACTAACTGCggtgaaaaatgtaaatgtgGATGGTATCCGTGAAGAAATCATTGAGAACATTTCTAATCAAAGACATGGTTCCTCAGATGATGGTACAAGTAATGaggaaaaatactttaatgatTTAGATAAATATGTTGAACTTGATGagtctaatttaaattacagaagTGAAGAAAACGAAGAATTAGATAATTCAGCCTATGAGGAGGAAACTGCAATTGTTGCTAACTCTGAGGACAAAAGGACTGAAACTCACAGCTTGGGAGGATATTCAACTGATCTCGAGGAATCTATAAGCTTGCATTCAACAGATATTGATATAAAAGATCAGGCATCTGCTAGtaaaagtttttcagaaaaagcaaataaacaTGAAACAATTCCCCCAAACTCTGTTACATCTAATAAAGAAGCAGTGAACGATAGCgaaaaatcagcattttttacTTCAGAACCTGCAGCAGCAGTTGATCTTGAATCGGAAGCAACTAACGTGGcacatgaaacaaaaattgtagaacattttcttaaaaatgatccAATCAACTCAAGTGTCAAAACTTCAGAACAAGACGATGAAAATGTAAATACTAACAGTGAAAACGAACACAAAATCCAAAGTTCAgcagataaaattgaaatagcaAAAGAACTAAATTCCGAAAATGACAATAgtgagaaaattaataattttttaaatgatgaatcaAATCTCATGATAGTAGATGATGCGGATTCCTTTCCTTTACCAAAAATAGCATTAGCTCATCGGGATTCAAATGATTCTGTTTTAGATTCTGTAGAAAGCTTACCTCCTCCGGAAACAATTATTGgcgaagagaaaaaaacaaacaattggAAGGTTGGATACTTACGAGTAAAACTCCCTCATAAAGAAAGAgggaaaaaagcacaactaaag GCTTGGAAGAAGCGTTGTGTTTCCATCCAGACAGATGAATTTGTGAATGACCCTAAGAATCCTTGTCTGATGCTGAGTCTGTATAGTGCAGAGAGTGGAACAGCAAGAAAACACGGGGCTACCTTCTGGAAGTCCATATCCTGCCACAAGGCTGCTGTGTATCGAAGTACCTCCCGTTCACACAAATAcgctttcactctttccgacgATAACAAAGTCATCATTCATTTAGCTGCAGATAGTGAGACAAGCAGTCAAGAGTGGATGGCAGCCATCAGATCAATCCTGTGGCCACCCAGTCCTGTTCTGCAACTggaaaaaa tgCTGTATGGAAAACAGTTTGAAATCTCAATAGTTGACAACGAATTTTCATTTCGAGCTGGATTGTTAGGAATGTACGGCTATTTGACAATCACGGGGAAAAAACTAATTCTTGTCCATTCACAACAAGGATATGTTATCCAGGAATGGTACTTGAACACGGTggataaatttgaattgatatCTCAGCCCAAAATAGAAGACGCTCACAAAGTACTGTGTATGACAACTTGTAG TGATAGTTCTACAGGTAAAGGTGAAATATTGATGTACTGTCCAGAGGCAGTTGCCATGCTTCAGTCCATTGCGTCAACAATTCATCAGATTTTGACTGTGCACATCGAACAAAAAGGTGGTAAATATGATAAGGAGTTAGCAGAAATAGCAGGCTGGTTAATTCCAGCCACTTCACAAGATGGAGAAGGTCCTGAAGATTATTACAAAGTTCCACCAAGACAG gtcaAAAGCCTCTTAGACATACCTAATTTCATCTTTAACCAACCTTTAATTCCTTCAACAACAGTTTCTTACTGCTCAGATGAGAGCATAGAATCGAAATCCTTCGAAACTGCAAAAACCAATGTTACAAGAGCATCACAGGATTCAGGAATATCATCCGGAAATACTTCTGAAGATGTACTTAACTGCAGTTCAGCTTCCTTTTTAGTGGGTGGAGGACAATTCCCAGGAAAATCATCGGACAGCGAATTATCAGATTCGTATACACCCCCACGTTCGCCAATTTCGGGAAAGAGAAGAGCTCTGCAACATTGA